In Aliiroseovarius pelagivivens, a single window of DNA contains:
- a CDS encoding branched-chain amino acid ABC transporter permease: protein MFYREAGDFKTSYRDDNQTFPIRLDRAGYWIVLFVAFCVIPFFVNDYWVNSIFAPFFIYAIAALGLNILTGYAGQVSLGTGGFMAVGAYACYKLMVAFPDINIVFHVLIAGGITAAVGVAFGLPSLRIKGFYLAVATLAAQFFLVWLFNKVAWFYNYSASGQINAPERTVFGVIVTGPNTEAWAKYMICLVFLVGVAWVARNLTRGMTGRKWMGIRDMDIAAEIIGVNPLMAKMSAFAVSSFFVGIAGALFFAVYLGAAEAGESFGITKSFLVLFMVIIGGLGSIFGSFAGAAFMVLMPVFLKNVLVGTLGWPTEIAAELEFIIVGGLIVVFLILEPHGLAQLWRLTKEKLRLWPFPH, encoded by the coding sequence ATGTTTTACCGCGAAGCTGGTGATTTCAAAACGTCCTACCGTGACGATAACCAGACCTTTCCGATCCGCCTTGACCGGGCTGGATACTGGATTGTCCTGTTCGTCGCCTTCTGTGTGATCCCGTTCTTTGTGAACGACTACTGGGTGAACTCGATCTTTGCTCCGTTCTTCATCTACGCCATTGCGGCGCTGGGTCTGAACATTCTGACGGGTTATGCCGGTCAGGTATCGCTGGGTACGGGTGGTTTCATGGCTGTAGGGGCATATGCCTGCTATAAGCTGATGGTGGCCTTCCCGGACATCAACATCGTGTTCCACGTGTTGATCGCTGGCGGCATCACTGCCGCCGTGGGTGTGGCCTTCGGTCTGCCGTCGCTGCGCATCAAAGGGTTCTACCTTGCGGTTGCGACCCTTGCTGCTCAGTTCTTCCTAGTGTGGCTGTTCAACAAGGTGGCGTGGTTCTACAACTACTCGGCATCGGGTCAGATCAACGCACCTGAGCGTACCGTGTTCGGCGTGATCGTAACTGGTCCCAACACCGAAGCCTGGGCGAAATACATGATCTGCCTGGTATTCCTGGTGGGCGTTGCCTGGGTCGCACGCAACCTGACACGCGGCATGACTGGCCGTAAGTGGATGGGCATCCGCGACATGGACATCGCAGCCGAGATCATCGGGGTGAACCCGCTGATGGCCAAGATGTCGGCCTTCGCTGTATCGTCTTTCTTTGTCGGTATTGCTGGCGCTCTGTTCTTCGCCGTCTATCTGGGCGCTGCAGAAGCAGGTGAAAGCTTCGGTATCACCAAGTCGTTCCTGGTGCTCTTCATGGTGATCATCGGCGGCCTTGGCTCGATCTTCGGATCCTTCGCCGGTGCGGCCTTCATGGTCCTGATGCCGGTTTTCTTGAAGAACGTTTTGGTAGGTACTCTGGGCTGGCCCACTGAGATCGCTGCCGAACTGGAGTTCATCATTGTTGGTGGTTTGATCGTGGTCTTCCTGATCCTCGAACCCCATGGTTTGGCCCAACTGTGGCGTCTCACAAAAGAGAAGCTGCGCCTGTGGCCCTTCCCGCACTAA
- a CDS encoding ABC transporter substrate-binding protein: protein MTFKRVAAASVAALMVGSPVMADLVFPSLSYRTGPFAAGGIPYADGFADYFTLLNERDGGIGGVAVQTPECETAYNTEKGVECYEATKGEGALAYNPLSTGITYQLIPKATADDIPLYTPGYGRTSAANGDVFSHVFNFPANYWNGASAAINHVLDLNGGDLNGKKIVLLHFNGAYGKEPIPTLTKLGEKHGFDLTTIPIDYPGQEQKAQWLQIRREKPDYVLFWGWGVMNQVAIQEAANIRYPMDQFIGVWWSGAEHDVKPAGEKATGYKAMTFHGVGSDYPVFGDLQKYVVDAGKAAGDGSNVGTVIYNRGVYAAMMLAEAAAKAQEIHGVADITSGQMRDGLEQLEITNARMAELGMEGFGPEFKVSCANHGGPGAIAIQQWDGAAGKWSLITDFSGSDMDVIQPLIDADSAAYAAENKIEPQCN, encoded by the coding sequence ATGACTTTTAAACGTGTTGCCGCGGCGTCTGTAGCCGCACTGATGGTAGGCTCGCCTGTAATGGCGGATCTGGTATTCCCATCGCTGAGCTATCGGACCGGTCCGTTCGCCGCTGGTGGTATTCCTTACGCCGACGGTTTTGCCGACTACTTCACGCTGCTCAACGAGCGTGACGGTGGTATCGGTGGCGTAGCAGTTCAGACACCCGAGTGTGAAACTGCTTATAACACCGAAAAAGGTGTGGAATGCTACGAAGCCACCAAAGGCGAAGGCGCTCTGGCCTATAACCCGCTGTCGACTGGTATCACTTATCAGCTGATCCCCAAAGCGACCGCTGACGACATTCCGCTGTACACCCCCGGTTACGGCCGTACCTCGGCCGCGAACGGCGATGTGTTCAGCCACGTGTTCAACTTCCCGGCCAACTACTGGAACGGTGCTTCGGCAGCTATCAACCACGTTCTGGACCTGAACGGTGGCGATCTGAACGGCAAGAAAATCGTTCTGCTGCACTTCAACGGCGCCTACGGTAAAGAGCCGATCCCGACCCTGACCAAACTGGGCGAAAAGCACGGCTTCGATCTGACCACTATTCCGATCGACTATCCGGGCCAGGAGCAGAAAGCTCAGTGGCTGCAGATCCGCCGCGAGAAGCCTGACTACGTTCTGTTCTGGGGCTGGGGCGTGATGAACCAGGTTGCCATTCAGGAAGCCGCAAACATCCGCTACCCGATGGACCAGTTCATCGGTGTATGGTGGTCCGGTGCAGAGCATGACGTGAAGCCTGCTGGCGAAAAGGCCACCGGTTATAAAGCGATGACCTTCCACGGTGTTGGTTCGGACTATCCGGTCTTTGGCGACCTGCAGAAATACGTTGTAGACGCTGGTAAAGCAGCGGGCGACGGCTCCAACGTTGGTACCGTTATCTACAACCGTGGTGTTTACGCTGCGATGATGCTGGCTGAAGCTGCAGCGAAAGCTCAGGAAATCCACGGTGTTGCAGACATCACCTCGGGTCAGATGCGCGATGGTCTGGAACAGCTGGAAATCACCAACGCACGCATGGCCGAACTGGGCATGGAAGGCTTCGGCCCCGAGTTCAAAGTGAGCTGTGCAAACCACGGTGGCCCGGGCGCGATTGCGATCCAGCAGTGGGATGGTGCTGCCGGCAAATGGTCGCTGATCACCGACTTCTCGGGATCGGACATGGATGTTATCCAGCCGCTGATCGACGCTGACTCGGCTGCTTATGCTGCTGAAAACAAAATCGAGCCGCAGTGTAACTAA
- a CDS encoding ABC transporter ATP-binding protein, producing MLDAEKTAETLLEVNNIEVIYNHVILVLKGVSLSVPKGGITALLGGNGAGKTTTLKAISNLLQAERGEVTKGTIDHKGENIAELNPAALVKRGVIQVMEGRHCFEHLTVEENLLTGAYTRTDGRAAVAKDLEMVYEYFPRLAERRKSQAGYTSGGEQQMVAMGRAMMSRPDMILLDEPSMGLAPQLVEQIFQIVKRLNEEQGTTFLLAEQNTNVALKYSHYGYILENGRIVMDGPAAELRENPDVKEFYLGMSDEGRKSFRDVRSYRRRKRWLA from the coding sequence ATGCTGGACGCTGAAAAGACCGCAGAGACCCTGCTTGAGGTCAACAATATCGAGGTCATCTACAATCACGTGATCCTCGTGCTGAAAGGCGTAAGCCTGTCTGTTCCCAAGGGCGGCATCACTGCGCTGCTTGGTGGTAACGGTGCAGGAAAAACGACGACCCTTAAGGCCATTTCGAACCTGCTTCAGGCAGAGCGCGGCGAAGTGACCAAAGGTACGATCGATCACAAGGGCGAGAACATCGCCGAATTGAACCCGGCCGCATTGGTGAAACGCGGTGTCATTCAGGTGATGGAAGGCCGTCACTGCTTTGAACACCTGACCGTTGAAGAGAACCTTCTGACCGGTGCCTACACGCGCACAGATGGTCGGGCCGCGGTCGCGAAAGACCTGGAAATGGTCTATGAGTACTTCCCGCGTTTGGCCGAGCGCCGCAAGTCGCAGGCTGGTTATACCTCGGGTGGTGAGCAACAGATGGTCGCAATGGGCCGCGCAATGATGTCGCGCCCGGATATGATCCTTCTGGACGAACCGTCGATGGGTCTGGCCCCGCAGCTGGTAGAGCAGATCTTCCAGATCGTGAAACGTCTGAACGAAGAGCAGGGCACCACGTTCCTGTTGGCCGAACAGAACACCAACGTGGCGCTGAAATATTCCCACTATGGTTACATTCTGGAAAATGGCCGCATCGTGATGGACGGCCCCGCTGCCGAACTGCGCGAGAACCCGGACGTTAAGGAATTTTACCTTGGTATGTCGGATGAAGGTCGTAAGAGCTTCCGCGACGTGCGCTCGTATCGCCGCCGTAAGCGTTGGCTGGCCTAA
- a CDS encoding phenylacetate--CoA ligase family protein, whose translation MSNYFDALETRSEDERASGLAAALPEQIARAQALAGYANLLADVDAASVTSAGALAALPVLRKSEIGKAQAADGPLGGFGGLPTHEFAHIFQSPGPIYEPGGVGHDWWRMGRFLSACGIGKGDIVQNCFGYHLTPAGMIFENGARAVGAAVIPAGVGQTELQVRAAADIGTTAYAGTPDYLKIILDRADADGVKLKITKAAVGGGALFPSLRQEYADRGITCLQSYATADLGNVAYESDAMEGMIVDEGVIVEIVRPGTGDPVAPGEVGEVVVTTLNPDYPLIRFATGDLSAVLPGVSPCGRTNMRIKGWMGRADQTAKIKGMFVRPEQVADFVAKHAEIAKARVIATREGEMDAMTVQVEADGGNADAYAKSVADTLKLKGKIELVAPGSLPNDGIVIDDQRVYD comes from the coding sequence ATGTCCAACTATTTTGATGCGCTCGAGACCCGTTCGGAAGATGAACGCGCCTCTGGTTTGGCGGCAGCCCTGCCTGAACAGATCGCCCGCGCACAAGCGCTGGCTGGCTATGCCAATCTGCTGGCGGATGTCGACGCGGCAAGCGTCACGTCGGCCGGGGCTCTGGCTGCGCTGCCAGTTTTGCGTAAATCCGAGATTGGCAAAGCGCAGGCGGCAGATGGCCCCTTGGGTGGGTTCGGAGGTCTGCCGACGCATGAGTTTGCGCATATCTTCCAAAGCCCCGGTCCTATCTATGAACCCGGTGGTGTTGGCCATGACTGGTGGCGCATGGGGCGTTTCCTGAGCGCCTGTGGCATCGGCAAGGGCGACATCGTGCAGAACTGCTTCGGGTATCACCTGACGCCCGCTGGCATGATCTTTGAGAACGGTGCACGCGCCGTTGGCGCGGCGGTTATCCCCGCCGGCGTCGGGCAGACCGAACTTCAGGTGCGCGCCGCTGCCGATATCGGCACCACGGCTTATGCCGGCACGCCCGACTATCTGAAGATCATTCTGGATCGTGCGGATGCGGATGGCGTGAAGCTGAAGATCACCAAGGCTGCTGTCGGCGGCGGGGCGTTGTTCCCCAGCCTGCGTCAGGAATACGCCGACCGTGGCATTACCTGCCTACAAAGCTATGCGACCGCCGATCTGGGCAACGTTGCGTATGAAAGCGATGCGATGGAAGGCATGATCGTCGATGAAGGCGTGATCGTCGAGATCGTCCGCCCTGGCACCGGTGATCCCGTTGCACCAGGCGAGGTGGGCGAGGTCGTTGTGACAACGTTGAACCCCGATTATCCGCTGATCCGTTTCGCAACCGGCGATCTGTCGGCTGTCCTGCCGGGTGTCAGCCCCTGTGGCCGTACCAACATGCGGATCAAGGGCTGGATGGGCCGCGCAGACCAGACCGCCAAGATCAAGGGTATGTTCGTCCGTCCCGAGCAGGTCGCAGATTTCGTCGCCAAGCACGCCGAGATCGCCAAGGCCCGCGTCATTGCCACCCGCGAGGGTGAGATGGACGCCATGACCGTTCAGGTCGAGGCTGACGGCGGGAACGCTGACGCCTATGCCAAATCGGTGGCGGATACGCTGAAACTGAAAGGCAAGATCGAACTGGTCGCTCCGGGCAGCTTGCCCAACGATGGCATCGTCATCGACGACCAGCGCGTCTACGACTAA
- the ykgO gene encoding type B 50S ribosomal protein L36 yields MKVRNSLRSLKNRHRDCRVVRRKGRVYVINKTQRRFKARQG; encoded by the coding sequence ATGAAAGTTCGCAACTCGCTCCGCTCGCTGAAAAACCGTCACCGTGATTGCCGTGTCGTGCGCCGTAAAGGCCGCGTATACGTGATCAACAAGACGCAGCGCCGGTTCAAAGCCCGTCAGGGCTAA
- a CDS encoding N-formylglutamate amidohydrolase has product MLGQTFSLYRPRFEDTSVVFASPHSGSHYDEVFLNETVLDERTIRSSEDAYVDRLYAFATECGAPFLCANTPRAYVDLNRGADELDPALIAGLRRSTLNPRISSGLGVIPRVVAGGRAIYRGKMTLGAAQKRLSAHWHPYHNTLRQLMDERQARFGQAILLDCHSMPHEALASLRRNSSDMPEIVLGDRFGASAGAEIVDAVEAAFQNAGFRTARNMPFAGAFMAQHYGRPQVGRHVVQIEIDRALYMDEASITPNYRFTEIQNRLRAVIAQIADFGRRDSALAAE; this is encoded by the coding sequence ATGCTCGGGCAGACATTTTCGTTGTATCGTCCACGGTTCGAGGACACCAGCGTCGTTTTCGCGTCGCCGCATAGTGGGTCCCACTATGATGAGGTGTTTCTGAACGAGACTGTTCTTGACGAACGCACCATCAGATCGTCTGAAGACGCCTATGTTGATAGGCTTTATGCCTTTGCGACCGAGTGCGGCGCCCCGTTTCTATGCGCCAACACCCCGCGCGCTTATGTGGACCTGAATCGCGGCGCGGACGAACTGGATCCTGCATTGATTGCCGGCTTGCGCCGATCAACGCTGAACCCGCGCATATCCTCGGGGCTAGGCGTGATTCCACGCGTCGTGGCAGGGGGGCGGGCGATTTATCGCGGGAAGATGACCTTGGGGGCGGCGCAGAAGCGACTAAGCGCCCATTGGCATCCTTATCACAACACGCTCCGCCAACTTATGGATGAACGCCAGGCCAGATTCGGGCAGGCAATCTTGCTGGACTGCCATTCGATGCCGCACGAGGCTTTGGCCAGTCTGCGCCGCAACTCGTCGGACATGCCTGAGATCGTTCTGGGTGACAGATTCGGAGCGTCAGCAGGCGCCGAGATCGTCGACGCGGTCGAGGCGGCTTTTCAAAATGCTGGGTTCCGTACAGCACGCAACATGCCTTTTGCTGGCGCGTTCATGGCGCAGCACTATGGTCGTCCTCAAGTTGGGCGTCACGTTGTTCAGATCGAGATCGACCGCGCGCTTTACATGGACGAGGCATCGATCACACCGAACTATCGCTTTACCGAGATTCAGAACCGTCTTCGTGCCGTTATCGCGCAGATTGCTGATTTCGGCCGTCGCGATTCGGCGCTGGCTGCCGAATAA